The Candidatus Methylomirabilota bacterium region TCTGGCTCCGACCATTCCTCTCGCTTCTCGAGCCCGACCCGCCGCATGAAGTTCCGGATCTGGACGAGGGGGGGACCGAATAGCTTGCCCGTGAGATACAAAGATTCGCAGGGGGTGATCTTTGGGATGCCCGGACCTACAAGAAGGGGGGTGAACTCGTCGGTGACTTTCGCCGCAAGATCCTTGGGATTCTCGTGCTCCTTCTTGAGGAATTGGCCCACTTCCCGCCACCCTTCTCCCAGCACGGGATGCAAGGCGGCTGCCGCCTCGACGCGAGCCTCCAGGTTTTGCCCGAGCGCTGTCAGCAGCTCCGCCGTCGGCTCTCGCAGGAAAAGGACAGAGAAAAGCTCATAGTACTCACGGCGGAACTGGCAGAGTTCCCGATCGCCGATCACGGCTCCCATCCCTTCTCCATTTCCATCATTGCCTTGACGGCCCGGCAGTCCGGGCACATGAGCAGCAGATCCGCCCGGCCCTCGAGAAAGGCATCAAGCATCCCCACCTTGACCTGAATGGCAGCGAGCGCTCTCTTGTTGATGTATTCTTTCCCGCACTGGAGGCAGCCCACCATCTCGTCCTGGACCATCACCTGATAGGTAAAGGCCGCTTTTTCCAGGATCAGGTCCCGATGCAGGGTGATGACATTTTCCGGGCATGCCTTCTCACACATGCCACAGGCGACGCAGCTCATGTAGCGAAACTCCAGGGTGTGCTTCTCGTCATCCAGCTTAAAGGCATGGACCGGGCAGATATTGACGCAGGACCGGCACATGGTGCATCCCTCGGCCCGCACATCGGCCCAGGCGAAGGGGAAGGGGGTATTCTCCTTGACACGACCCGGATTCCTCCCGGTGCCCTCAAGGAAGGTGGCGATCGCGTCGGCGATGATTTCGCGGTTCTCCACCTTGTCGGGAAACTGTCCGTCCCACTTAATCGGAAACGGCGAGGTCTGGGTGGCGAAACGCCCGAGAGCGGAGAGGGCCTCGTGGGCCGCTTCCTCGGTGGTAAAGAGGCGGATCCGCTCCCCCCCGAATCCGAAGCTCTCGAGGACGATTTTGGCGAAGTCCAGCTTCTCGAGGAGAAGCTGCCGCTCTCCGTGAGGGCACTGCTCGCAGCCCAGGAGAGCCACCCCCGCTGCCCCCAGGCGGAACGCCGCGAGCATGTTGGCCTCGGAAACATAGCGGAGGCACGGAACCTCGATCGGTAACAGATTGGCCGGGAGTTTGACCTCCAAAGCCCGGGCGTTTTGCAGCGCAGCCCGCCCGGTATTGCTGCAGTGAAAGGCGAGGACCGGCCGTTCCTCCTCTCCGCCGTTCACGGGGGCGAGGAGCGCCCGCATCTTCGTATAGATGAAGCGAGGCGAGGGCTCGGCAAAATGGAGGGCCGAAGTGGGACACGCAGAGATGCAGGCACCACACCCCTCGCAACTGACCGGGTCCACTGTGACCCGAGAGGGCGAAGCTCCAGGGTCTCGTTGGATGGCATCGTAAGGGCAGGACGGGATGCAGATGCCACACCCCTTGAAGTCGGCGTACCCACCGGCGCACGTGCCGATGTTGTACTTCACGAATTCCGGTTTCATGAAGTCACCGATCAGGGCCATGGCATCGAAAGCGATCCGGTCGATGTCTTCGGGTCGGACCGTGGGAACGTGATGAATGCCCGGACGCCGGTAGCGAGGTGGTAGCTGCTGGCTCCCCAGGAAGATCACCTGATCCGCCTCGACCATCTGCTGGTCCTTGCGGGGGATCTTGATCGCCTGGACTTCTCCACACTCGGTAAGGCAATCCCCGCACCGGTCGCACTTCGAATCGATGAGGCGGAGGCCTGCCGTGATGGCCTGGGTGTGGCAGACGGGGACGCAGCGCATGCAGGAAACGCAGCGATCCAGATCTATGGCCTGGGTCCGTTCCACGACGATCTTAAACTCGCCCAGTTGCCCCTGGATCTCGGTTACCCGTCCACGATTCACCTCGCACGGGAGCGGCGAGGGGAGAAAGCTATCGAAGGCCTCGGAGGTCTCCTCGATGAGGAGCGTCACCTTGGCATGGTTGGCGAGTCGTCGGGCGAGCGAAAAGGCGAGGGGGGTCTCGGCCACGATGGAAATCAGGTCCCCCGCCCTGACCGGCCTCTCCGGCATCTGTTGGCGCGCCTCGGCAGTCTCTATGCTCGCCCGGAGGAGCCGGGCTGCCTTCCGATTAGCTGCCTCCCGGTCCTCGTGGACCCAAAAGCACTCCTCTTTCAGATTGAGGAACTGGATCTGCTCCGCCTGGAATCCGATGGTCGAAAGCTCGTGGAGGAAAAATTCCCGCTCGCCACAACACCCGATGAGGAGGCGGTCATACTTTTCCTTCTGCGCGTGATACTTGAGCGGATGAATGTCGTCCCGCCGAAGCCGGGAGTACAGCTTTGGCTTGGCCGGAAGGTTCAGGGACCGCGTGATGGCCCCGATGTCAATGGGGAGAGATTTGTTACAGTCGCAGACAAAGATGCCGACCTTCTTGGCCATGGGGTCGCTCCGCTGAGATCCGTGGGAGGAGGGTCGGAGGGTCACAGGTTATTGGTTTTACGGTAGGCGGTCGGTGGACACTCTGTCAAGGAAAATTAACCTTTTTCCTTCCTAATCCGGAAACCGGATGAGGCCCTGCCCCAACGTGAGCATGGGGAAGTGGCCCACGTTCCGGGTCACCAAGATGAATCCCTCCATAACCGCCGTCGCCCCGATTAACGCGTCTTCTAAGTGCAAAGCTAATCCTCTTTGCCGGAACCGATAGATGTATCGTCCGCCAAGATCAGCAATGGAGGCGTGAACCGGGATGGTCTCAAAGCGATCGAGGAGATGCTTCGTCACTCTCTCCTCGTGCGGGTGGCAGCCTGCGAAAACTTCCGACCGGGTCACCGCCGAGATGGTCGGGACCGTTGCTTCCACTAATCGCTCCAGATGCTCCCAGTAGGGACTTGCCCCCCGAAGGAGGCCGATGACGAAATTCGTGTCCAGCAGAGTGCTCACCCGGTCACCCGGCTCTTGGCCGGCCGATAGCGACTAAAGTCCTCGGGAGATAAAAGATCAGGATGGTCCTTTTCTCTCCAGGCAGTCCTGCGTCGGAGCTTCTTCAAGGCCCCGGCCATAGCTCTGCGGTCGAGCTCCCGCCTGACGGCCTCCGCCACCAAAAGGCTGCGCTTTCCGGCGGGGACCTTTTCCAGCCTCCGCAGGACCTCCGCGGGCAGGGTGAAAGTTGCCTTTTCCGTACCCATAGTGTTCCTCCAAAGTAGGGGTATCGGTATAAGTATACCAATACGGATAAGTTCGTCAACCGAATTGCCTTAACGCTGACCTCAACCGAATATGGGCTTACAGACTGAAACCGACCAGGGCCAAAAAGAGACTATTCTGAGGCGGGTTGAAGGCTCGAAGGGTATTGTGTGTACAGTAGGCGGTCGGTGGAGACTCTGTCAAATGAAACTAGTTAAGCGTTGACCCTGAAGAAGTTGACCGAGGCATTCACCCTTCCATAGCTCCGTGGGCGCGATCCGCTGCCCTTCTCGCCTGGCGAATTGGGTGGCTCCGGTGATCACGAAAAGTCGGTCCGGGCCGTATCACGACAACTTCCGTCAACCAGCGACTTAACCCCAATCTCCAATCTTTATTCTACATGCCAGAATAGGGGCGCGGTGGTGCGAAAGGTTGCTGGTGGCTCAACCTTAGACCTTCCCCGGGTGCGCCGCTATGACGAAGACAAGGCCCGAGCCGGGAGAGGGAAGCTGCCACCTCCCACCTTCCGCAGTGATCCGACCGTCGGTCGCGAGGGGAGACGGAGCCTTGATAGTCCTTTTTTTTGGCCCCTTTTTGCGTTATAAACGAACTGTGGAGAGGAGGGCATGCGCTGCGAGCACTGCGGGACCCAGTTCAAGCCTCGGCATCCCAGGGGCCGTTACTGCTCAGATCATTGCCGGACGGTCGCCTGGCAGAAGCGGCGGAACAGGGAACTCATGGCGGCCCTAGATGAGGCGGAACGGGCATTGCATAAAGTTCGGCTTATCATATGGGGAGAGGCCGAAGGTAAGAAGCTGAAAACCCATAAAGGGAGCGTTGCCCAATGATGGACAAGATTGGCATCAAAGTGTTAAAGGTGGAACTTTCTCATCACGCACAATTCGCTTTGCCAAGCATAAGGCTTTTGACCGCAGAAAGCGGGTTGTACGACAGATTGTTGAGGCGGATGTTGCCGTTTGGTGCCGGTCTTGCGGACCTACGCGTAGAAACTGCCGTCCAAAATATTGCTGATGCCGCTGTCAGCTGCTGGCTCTTTCAGTTCACAACCCTTGTTAGGGTTCGGGCCGAACGCTTTGAGATTAACTACACTAAGATACCTGAACAAGACGTGCAGGATCGCCTAATCGTGCAGGTGTTTGAAGCCGTTAAGGAATCGGACCCTGGCATTGAGATTCTTTCGCATACCATCACACTAAATCTCCACGGAAAGCTGGATGAGGGAATCCCC contains the following coding sequences:
- a CDS encoding molecular chaperone TorD family protein; translated protein: MGAVIGDRELCQFRREYYELFSVLFLREPTAELLTALGQNLEARVEAAAALHPVLGEGWREVGQFLKKEHENPKDLAAKVTDEFTPLLVGPGIPKITPCESLYLTGKLFGPPLVQIRNFMRRVGLEKREEWSEP
- a CDS encoding 4Fe-4S dicluster domain-containing protein, coding for MAKKVGIFVCDCNKSLPIDIGAITRSLNLPAKPKLYSRLRRDDIHPLKYHAQKEKYDRLLIGCCGEREFFLHELSTIGFQAEQIQFLNLKEECFWVHEDREAANRKAARLLRASIETAEARQQMPERPVRAGDLISIVAETPLAFSLARRLANHAKVTLLIEETSEAFDSFLPSPLPCEVNRGRVTEIQGQLGEFKIVVERTQAIDLDRCVSCMRCVPVCHTQAITAGLRLIDSKCDRCGDCLTECGEVQAIKIPRKDQQMVEADQVIFLGSQQLPPRYRRPGIHHVPTVRPEDIDRIAFDAMALIGDFMKPEFVKYNIGTCAGGYADFKGCGICIPSCPYDAIQRDPGASPSRVTVDPVSCEGCGACISACPTSALHFAEPSPRFIYTKMRALLAPVNGGEEERPVLAFHCSNTGRAALQNARALEVKLPANLLPIEVPCLRYVSEANMLAAFRLGAAGVALLGCEQCPHGERQLLLEKLDFAKIVLESFGFGGERIRLFTTEEAAHEALSALGRFATQTSPFPIKWDGQFPDKVENREIIADAIATFLEGTGRNPGRVKENTPFPFAWADVRAEGCTMCRSCVNICPVHAFKLDDEKHTLEFRYMSCVACGMCEKACPENVITLHRDLILEKAAFTYQVMVQDEMVGCLQCGKEYINKRALAAIQVKVGMLDAFLEGRADLLLMCPDCRAVKAMMEMEKGWEP
- a CDS encoding type II toxin-antitoxin system VapC family toxin produces the protein MSTLLDTNFVIGLLRGASPYWEHLERLVEATVPTISAVTRSEVFAGCHPHEERVTKHLLDRFETIPVHASIADLGGRYIYRFRQRGLALHLEDALIGATAVMEGFILVTRNVGHFPMLTLGQGLIRFPD